A genome region from Thermoanaerobacterium xylanolyticum LX-11 includes the following:
- the remA gene encoding extracellular matrix/biofilm regulator RemA — MAIKLINIGFGNIISANRLVAIVSPESAPIKRIIQEARDRGMLIDATYGRRTRAVIITDSDHIILSAVQPETVANRLNSKDIIDEEIIEEESED, encoded by the coding sequence ATGGCCATCAAACTAATAAACATAGGATTTGGCAATATTATTTCGGCAAACAGATTAGTAGCCATTGTTAGTCCTGAGTCTGCTCCTATAAAAAGAATTATACAAGAGGCGCGGGACAGAGGTATGCTTATTGATGCTACATATGGTAGAAGAACTAGAGCTGTTATAATAACAGACAGTGACCACATAATATTATCAGCAGTTCAACCAGAGACTGTTGCAAATAGACTTAATTCAAAAGACATAATTGACGAGGAAATTATTGAAGAAGAATCTGAAGATTAA
- the priA gene encoding primosomal protein N', giving the protein MFADVVLSEYSRNIDRILTYIVPDGINDIKIGTKVLVPVNRSKVEGYVINLSEKTDVPIDKVKPIVDVVNDITLFDDKLLDLALWMKDYYKCNISESLQCIIPSGTKSGIKKVKTVRLNNGFVDDCKITPKQLEIINYLKKNDLVALSDLVKDLNVSYSTVNSLFKKGIVSVDYKEINRFKATDCNRTKKHIPTKEQEQVISEVKKIIGKNIFEKYLLFGVTGSGKTEVYLQLIEKCIELGKEAIVLVPEISLTPQTIERFVSRFGNLVAVLHSGLSDGERFDEWRKIVNGDVKIVVGVRNAVFAPFSNLGLIIIDEEHETTYKQSDFKPKYNVKEVAEKRCEIEKAILLLGSATPQVETYYKALNKEYRLLRLNNRIRVNLPEVEIVNMSRELADGNNSIFSRKLYYEIKKNLIKGEQTILFLNRRGFSSFVVCRDCGYVPECPNCDISLTYHADDGKLKCHYCGYNINTVRTCPKCGSKRIRYLGIGTERVEKEVKRLFPKSRVLRMDIDTTKTKGAHEKIFNEFRSGNADILIGTQMISKGFDIPNVTLVGVILADITLNIPDFRSGERTFQLLTQVAGRAGRGEKPGRVIIQTYEDDNYSIIAAKNQDYEAFFNEEIHYRETYMYPPFTHLLNILISGPEKNNVISSAALVHNLIIKTINKNEIKSYNKVLGPSSAPIERIKNNYRWQIIVKSVKRSVLEDICDALNNHNFMKGIKLSYDLDPLNLI; this is encoded by the coding sequence ATGTTTGCTGATGTTGTTTTAAGTGAGTATTCACGAAATATCGATAGGATTTTAACTTATATTGTGCCAGATGGTATAAACGACATAAAGATAGGTACTAAAGTTTTAGTGCCTGTAAATAGAAGTAAAGTAGAAGGTTACGTTATAAATTTATCAGAAAAAACAGATGTACCAATAGATAAGGTAAAGCCGATAGTTGATGTTGTGAATGATATTACATTGTTTGATGACAAATTGTTAGACTTAGCCCTTTGGATGAAAGACTACTATAAATGCAATATTTCTGAAAGCTTGCAGTGCATTATTCCATCAGGGACAAAAAGCGGCATAAAAAAGGTAAAGACAGTTAGGCTTAATAATGGCTTTGTTGATGATTGTAAAATTACTCCAAAACAACTTGAGATTATAAATTATTTAAAGAAAAACGATTTGGTTGCGTTATCAGATCTAGTAAAAGACTTAAATGTAAGTTATTCAACTGTAAACAGTTTGTTTAAAAAAGGGATTGTATCAGTAGATTATAAGGAGATAAATAGGTTTAAAGCGACAGATTGTAATAGAACCAAAAAGCATATTCCCACTAAAGAACAGGAGCAAGTTATAAGCGAAGTAAAAAAAATCATTGGAAAAAATATTTTTGAGAAGTATCTTTTGTTTGGCGTTACTGGAAGTGGAAAGACAGAAGTTTATCTTCAACTTATTGAGAAATGCATCGAATTAGGGAAAGAAGCGATTGTCCTGGTGCCAGAGATATCTTTAACGCCTCAGACTATCGAAAGATTTGTTTCAAGGTTTGGCAATTTAGTTGCTGTTTTGCATAGTGGATTATCAGATGGAGAAAGATTTGACGAATGGAGAAAAATTGTAAATGGCGATGTAAAAATTGTCGTTGGTGTTAGAAACGCAGTATTTGCACCATTTTCTAATTTAGGGTTAATAATAATAGATGAAGAACATGAAACCACTTATAAACAATCTGATTTTAAACCAAAGTACAATGTAAAAGAAGTTGCGGAAAAAAGATGCGAGATAGAGAAAGCTATTTTGCTGCTGGGGTCTGCAACACCTCAGGTAGAAACGTACTATAAAGCTCTCAATAAAGAGTATAGACTTTTAAGATTAAACAATAGAATAAGGGTTAATTTACCTGAAGTCGAAATTGTCAATATGAGTCGGGAATTGGCAGACGGCAATAATTCGATATTTAGTAGAAAACTTTATTATGAAATTAAAAAAAATTTGATTAAAGGTGAACAGACTATTTTGTTTTTAAACAGAAGGGGATTTTCTTCATTTGTAGTGTGCAGGGATTGCGGGTATGTTCCTGAGTGCCCGAATTGTGATATATCACTTACATATCATGCAGATGATGGAAAGCTAAAGTGCCATTATTGCGGATACAACATCAATACAGTTCGTACGTGTCCTAAATGCGGAAGTAAGCGAATTAGATATTTAGGCATTGGAACGGAGCGCGTAGAAAAGGAAGTTAAGCGATTATTTCCTAAAAGTAGAGTTTTAAGAATGGATATTGATACTACTAAAACAAAAGGAGCTCATGAAAAAATTTTTAATGAATTTAGAAGCGGAAATGCAGACATATTGATAGGTACGCAAATGATATCAAAGGGTTTTGACATACCAAATGTAACGTTGGTAGGAGTTATTTTGGCAGATATAACGCTGAATATACCTGATTTTAGGTCGGGTGAAAGGACTTTTCAGCTTTTAACACAGGTAGCTGGAAGGGCTGGCAGAGGAGAAAAGCCGGGAAGAGTAATAATTCAGACATATGAAGATGATAACTATAGCATAATAGCTGCAAAAAATCAAGATTATGAGGCTTTTTTCAATGAAGAAATACATTATAGAGAAACATACATGTATCCTCCTTTTACACATTTATTAAATATATTGATATCAGGGCCAGAGAAAAATAATGTGATATCTAGTGCCGCATTGGTACATAATTTGATTATTAAAACTATTAACAAAAATGAAATAAAGAGTTATAATAAAGTATTAGGTCCGTCATCTGCTCCTATCGAAAGGATAAAAAACAATTATAGGTGGCAGATTATTGTAAAATCAGTTAAAAGAAGTGTTTTGGAAGATATATGTGATGCTTTAAATAACCATAATTTTATGAAAGGCATCAAACTATCGTATGATTTGGACCCGCTTAATTTAATCTAA
- the fmt gene encoding methionyl-tRNA formyltransferase, with the protein MNIVFMGTPEFAVPSLKKLVEFGHNVMLAITQPDKPKGRGKKLSFPPVKEFAIKHGIEVYQPLKLKNNEEVFEKIRRLKPELIVVAAYGKILPEEILKIPKFGCVNVHASLLPKYRGAAPINWAVINGEKETGITIMYMEKGLDTGDILLQKSIPILEEDNAETIHDKLAILGGDVLIDAINMMCNGTLMSLKQDDSKATYAPMLEKSMGLINWEKDAIEIRNLIRGLRPWPGAYTYYNGSMLKIWSADVYHYSGDEKPGTIIESDDTLIIKCGKEALKVIEIQGEGTRKMNVEDYLRGHLIKKGEQLEGITI; encoded by the coding sequence TTGAACATTGTGTTTATGGGTACACCTGAATTTGCTGTACCTTCACTAAAAAAATTGGTTGAATTTGGCCACAACGTGATGTTAGCTATAACACAACCAGATAAACCTAAAGGCAGAGGCAAAAAGTTATCTTTTCCACCCGTAAAAGAATTTGCTATAAAACATGGCATAGAAGTCTATCAGCCTCTTAAATTAAAGAATAATGAAGAAGTATTTGAAAAAATAAGGAGATTAAAGCCTGAATTAATAGTTGTAGCTGCATATGGTAAAATTCTTCCAGAAGAAATTTTAAAAATCCCAAAATTTGGGTGTGTAAATGTTCATGCATCTTTGCTTCCAAAATACAGAGGAGCTGCACCCATAAATTGGGCTGTGATAAACGGTGAAAAAGAGACAGGCATTACTATAATGTATATGGAAAAAGGATTAGACACTGGTGACATTTTATTGCAAAAGTCAATACCAATATTAGAAGAAGATAATGCTGAGACGATACATGATAAATTAGCGATATTAGGCGGAGATGTTTTAATAGATGCTATAAACATGATGTGCAATGGTACTTTAATGAGTTTAAAACAAGATGATAGCAAAGCGACGTATGCTCCAATGCTTGAAAAATCGATGGGGCTTATAAATTGGGAAAAAGATGCCATAGAAATAAGAAATCTCATTAGAGGATTAAGGCCATGGCCTGGTGCGTATACGTACTATAATGGCAGCATGTTAAAAATTTGGTCTGCCGATGTATACCATTATTCTGGTGATGAAAAACCTGGTACAATTATCGAATCAGATGATACTTTGATAATAAAATGTGGTAAAGAAGCGTTGAAAGTAATAGAAATTCAAGGTGAAGGCACGAGAAAGATGAATGTTGAAGACTATTTAAGGGGACACTTAATAAAAAAGGGTGAGCAATTAGAGGGGATAACAATTTGA
- the dapF gene encoding diaminopimelate epimerase has translation MKFTKMTGLGNDFIVLENLENKELEYDVLARKLCDRHFGIGGDGLLIVEPSGIADIKMRIINSDGSEAEMCGNGARCFAKYVYENGIVSKGKMSVETLSGIVMPELIFENDNVDKVRVYMGNPIFRPDLIPVKTDKNQFIEETIKIDGRAYTVTSLLIGVPHTVIFVDSIDENMIVNVGPLIEKLHIFPRGTNVDFVKVEDKNNITVRTWERGAGLTLACGTGACASAVASALTDRTKRDVYVHFKRGDLYIEWTSDNNIYLTGKAEKVFTGDIDIV, from the coding sequence ATGAAGTTTACAAAGATGACTGGATTAGGTAATGATTTTATAGTCTTAGAAAATTTAGAAAACAAAGAGTTAGAGTATGACGTGTTAGCGAGAAAATTATGTGATAGACATTTTGGCATAGGTGGAGATGGTCTTTTGATAGTGGAGCCATCTGGAATAGCAGATATTAAGATGAGAATAATCAATTCGGATGGCAGTGAAGCAGAAATGTGTGGGAATGGAGCGCGCTGTTTTGCAAAATATGTCTATGAAAATGGTATAGTTTCAAAAGGAAAAATGTCAGTTGAGACATTGTCTGGCATTGTAATGCCAGAATTAATATTTGAAAATGATAATGTGGATAAAGTAAGAGTTTACATGGGCAATCCTATTTTTAGGCCTGATTTAATTCCAGTAAAAACAGATAAAAATCAATTTATAGAAGAAACGATAAAAATAGATGGAAGAGCTTATACTGTGACATCGTTACTAATTGGCGTACCGCATACTGTTATTTTTGTTGATTCTATTGACGAAAATATGATTGTGAATGTAGGACCGTTAATCGAAAAATTACATATATTTCCACGTGGAACAAATGTTGATTTTGTCAAAGTTGAAGATAAAAATAATATTACGGTGAGAACTTGGGAAAGAGGTGCAGGCTTGACTCTTGCTTGCGGTACGGGTGCTTGCGCTTCAGCTGTGGCTTCTGCATTAACAGATAGGACAAAGAGGGATGTTTATGTTCATTTTAAAAGAGGAGATTTGTATATTGAATGGACATCTGATAACAATATTTATTTAACAGGTAAAGCCGAAAAAGTTTTTACTGGTGATATAGATATTGTTTAG
- the coaBC gene encoding bifunctional phosphopantothenoylcysteine decarboxylase/phosphopantothenate--cysteine ligase CoaBC: protein MSYKKNVVIGVTGGIAAYKSADLVSRLVKNNINVDVIMTESATKFISPLTFESLTHNKVIVDMFESPKFWEIEHIALAEKADVFAIVPATANIIGKIANGIADDMLTTTIMATNAKVVIAPAMNTNMYQNMLFQENLNKLKSIGYFIIEPEDGRLACGTFGKGKLAKIDDIEKKILELLRMEKNDYDGITILVTAGPTVEPVDPVRYITNRSSGKMGFEIAKAAKSRGANVILISGPTNIDDPIDIEIIHVNTALEMYNEVMKFKGKVDIFIGAAAVADYRPEIYETNKIKKNDDDLVLKLVRNPDILYEFGKEKGNTFLVGFAAETENLIESAKDKIIKKNLDLIVANDVLREGAGFSGDTNIVSIIDKNMSVKEYPLMSKTDVAHVILDEIKNLFIR from the coding sequence ATGTCTTATAAGAAAAATGTGGTCATTGGTGTTACTGGAGGTATCGCTGCATATAAATCAGCAGATTTGGTTTCAAGGCTTGTTAAAAATAATATAAATGTTGATGTGATAATGACAGAGTCTGCCACAAAATTTATTTCACCATTGACGTTTGAATCACTAACACACAATAAAGTGATCGTTGATATGTTTGAAAGCCCCAAGTTTTGGGAAATAGAACATATAGCATTGGCAGAAAAGGCAGACGTGTTTGCTATCGTTCCTGCTACGGCAAATATCATAGGTAAAATAGCCAATGGTATAGCGGATGATATGCTTACAACCACTATAATGGCTACTAATGCGAAAGTTGTTATTGCCCCTGCAATGAATACAAATATGTATCAAAACATGTTATTCCAAGAAAATTTAAATAAGCTTAAGTCTATTGGATATTTTATAATAGAGCCTGAAGATGGAAGATTAGCCTGTGGTACATTTGGCAAAGGCAAACTAGCAAAAATTGATGATATCGAGAAAAAAATATTGGAATTATTAAGGATGGAAAAAAATGATTATGATGGTATTACCATTTTAGTTACTGCAGGACCTACAGTTGAACCAGTTGATCCAGTAAGGTATATTACAAATCGTTCTTCTGGGAAAATGGGTTTTGAAATTGCAAAGGCTGCAAAATCTAGAGGAGCTAATGTTATATTGATTTCAGGTCCTACAAATATAGATGATCCAATCGATATTGAAATTATACACGTAAATACTGCTCTTGAGATGTACAATGAAGTTATGAAATTTAAAGGTAAAGTTGATATTTTTATTGGAGCTGCCGCTGTTGCTGATTATCGGCCGGAGATATATGAAACTAACAAAATAAAGAAAAATGACGATGATCTTGTATTGAAGTTAGTCAGAAATCCAGATATTTTATATGAGTTTGGAAAAGAAAAAGGCAATACTTTTTTAGTCGGTTTTGCCGCAGAAACTGAAAATCTGATAGAAAGTGCCAAAGATAAGATTATAAAGAAAAATTTGGATTTGATTGTAGCTAATGATGTTTTAAGAGAAGGGGCTGGATTTTCAGGTGATACAAACATAGTTAGCATAATAGACAAGAATATGAGCGTAAAAGAGTATCCTTTAATGAGCAAAACCGATGTAGCCCACGTAATACTTGATGAGATAAAAAATCTTTTTATTAGATAG
- a CDS encoding DUF116 domain-containing protein — MYNFLIGFVILLFSVITIILIFTVIGFLYLVYRRKNNKALNKALLLLIDMAYPFLEILGDILGLKKEKIQQSFTNVNNFLVRLRKNKYLPEELLILMPHCIQFNECKFKVTNDIDNCRRCGKCQVGELVKLKEKYGVKIAIATGGTLARKAVMDTKPKAIIAIACERDLTSGILDVKKIPVYGIINIRPYGPCFNTKVDLDEVEKAIINFTNGG; from the coding sequence TTGTACAATTTTTTAATAGGATTTGTAATATTGCTTTTTTCTGTAATTACTATTATTTTGATTTTTACAGTTATTGGATTTTTATACTTGGTTTATAGAAGGAAAAACAATAAAGCCTTAAATAAAGCGTTATTATTGTTGATAGATATGGCATATCCGTTTTTGGAGATATTAGGTGATATACTTGGTTTAAAGAAGGAAAAGATTCAACAGTCATTTACAAATGTGAATAATTTTTTAGTAAGGTTAAGAAAAAACAAGTATTTGCCTGAAGAGCTATTGATATTGATGCCACATTGTATACAATTTAATGAGTGCAAATTTAAAGTTACCAATGACATTGACAATTGCCGGAGATGTGGCAAATGCCAAGTCGGCGAGTTAGTTAAATTAAAAGAAAAGTATGGTGTGAAAATTGCAATTGCAACTGGAGGTACTTTAGCGAGAAAAGCTGTCATGGACACTAAGCCAAAAGCCATCATTGCTATTGCATGTGAAAGAGACTTAACAAGTGGAATACTAGATGTGAAAAAAATACCCGTTTATGGTATAATAAATATAAGACCGTATGGCCCTTGCTTCAACACAAAAGTAGATTTAGATGAAGTCGAAAAAGCGATTATCAATTTTACGAATGGAGGATAG
- a CDS encoding Rqc2 family fibronectin-binding protein encodes MALDGITLYGIVNELKSTLLDGKIDKIYQPEKDEIIIFIRNNGKNYKLLLSANANFPRVYLTDENKENPITPPMFCMLLRKYLQGGKIIDIYQRGFDRILFIDVLSRDELEKEVIKTLVIEIMGRYSNIILIDKESRIIIDSIKRVYKDMSKIREIVPDVKYEMPPLQDKFTIQNFRKEDLSRELKLKNGKKVDKAILELFEGFSPVLSREIAYRSQVDDRYINELSEDDIENLNYNLNLLKSHLENSNFKPCIAYVDDNPYEFSIIELTQYENLVFYKSVNEAALKFYREKANAESLKSRSHDLKKLIQTHLERLYNKLEKQLDELKNAENADIYKLYGELITSNLYKLNKKTDAFKTINYYTGEEITIPLDIKYTPNENAQMYFKKYAKLKNAVEFLTKQIEETKKEIEYLEGQLLNVEQCTLPSEIDEIREELADTGYIKKKNKDKKQKKSISKPLHYISSDNFDIYVGKNNVQNDYLTMKFADINDMWLHTKNIPGSHVIIKSKGTKIPDSTILEAAKLAALHSKAKNSSNVPVDYTLRKYVKKTAGSKPGFVIYTNQKTLYVTPDNK; translated from the coding sequence ATGGCTTTGGATGGCATAACACTATATGGAATAGTCAATGAACTAAAAAGCACATTGCTTGATGGAAAAATAGATAAGATATATCAACCTGAAAAAGACGAAATCATAATCTTTATCAGAAATAACGGCAAAAATTATAAATTGCTTTTATCAGCAAATGCAAACTTCCCAAGAGTATATTTAACAGATGAAAATAAAGAAAATCCAATTACTCCTCCTATGTTTTGCATGTTACTTCGAAAGTATTTGCAAGGTGGAAAAATTATAGATATATACCAAAGGGGATTCGATAGAATTTTATTCATTGATGTTTTAAGTCGTGATGAATTAGAAAAAGAGGTCATAAAAACATTAGTGATAGAAATAATGGGGCGATACAGCAATATTATATTAATAGATAAAGAGAGTAGAATAATAATCGATAGCATTAAACGAGTATACAAAGATATGAGCAAAATACGTGAAATAGTCCCCGATGTGAAATATGAGATGCCGCCATTGCAAGATAAATTTACAATTCAAAATTTTAGAAAAGAAGATTTATCAAGAGAATTAAAATTGAAAAATGGCAAAAAAGTTGATAAGGCCATTTTAGAACTTTTTGAAGGATTTAGCCCCGTTTTATCAAGGGAAATCGCATATAGAAGTCAAGTCGATGATAGATACATAAATGAGCTTTCAGAAGACGATATAGAGAATTTGAATTATAATTTAAATTTATTGAAAAGCCATTTAGAAAATTCAAATTTTAAACCATGTATCGCTTATGTTGACGATAATCCTTATGAATTTTCCATCATTGAGCTTACACAGTATGAAAATTTAGTTTTCTATAAAAGTGTTAATGAAGCCGCATTAAAGTTTTATAGAGAAAAAGCGAATGCAGAAAGTTTAAAATCTCGTTCTCATGATTTGAAAAAGCTTATTCAAACACATCTAGAGAGATTATATAATAAGCTTGAAAAACAATTAGATGAATTGAAAAATGCTGAAAATGCAGATATATACAAACTATATGGCGAGCTCATAACAAGTAATTTGTATAAACTTAACAAAAAAACAGATGCATTTAAAACAATAAATTATTATACTGGTGAAGAAATAACAATACCACTAGATATAAAATATACACCAAATGAAAATGCCCAAATGTATTTTAAAAAATATGCTAAATTAAAAAATGCAGTAGAATTTCTTACAAAGCAAATAGAAGAAACAAAAAAAGAAATAGAATATCTAGAAGGACAACTTTTAAATGTTGAGCAGTGTACATTGCCATCAGAAATCGACGAAATAAGAGAAGAATTAGCAGATACAGGATACATAAAAAAGAAAAATAAAGACAAAAAACAAAAGAAAAGTATATCAAAACCTCTACACTATATATCTTCAGATAATTTTGATATCTATGTTGGAAAAAATAATGTACAAAATGATTACCTTACAATGAAATTTGCAGATATAAACGACATGTGGCTACACACAAAGAATATTCCTGGCTCACATGTCATAATCAAAAGCAAAGGCACTAAGATACCTGATAGCACTATTCTAGAAGCAGCAAAACTGGCAGCATTACATAGTAAAGCAAAAAATTCATCAAACGTACCAGTTGATTACACATTAAGAAAGTACGTCAAAAAAACAGCTGGGTCAAAACCGGGTTTCGTAATCTACACTAATCAAAAAACATTATATGTAACACCTGACAATAAGTAG
- the def gene encoding peptide deformylase: MALRYIRKIGDPILYKKAKYVDKIDDHVIMILDDMAETMYNADGVGLAANQIGILRRLVVVDVGDGLIELINPEIILEEGEQIGKEGCLSVPNVTGEVKRPKKVRVRYQDRTGEYKELEGEDFLARALSHEIDHLNGILFVNKAIRIINDEEEKMEAE; the protein is encoded by the coding sequence ATGGCATTAAGGTATATTAGGAAAATTGGAGATCCTATACTGTATAAAAAGGCAAAATACGTTGATAAAATAGATGATCATGTTATTATGATTTTGGATGACATGGCTGAAACTATGTATAATGCTGATGGCGTCGGACTTGCTGCAAACCAGATTGGTATCTTAAGAAGACTGGTGGTAGTGGATGTTGGAGATGGTTTGATAGAATTGATAAATCCAGAAATAATATTAGAAGAAGGCGAACAAATAGGAAAAGAAGGATGTCTAAGCGTTCCTAACGTGACAGGAGAAGTCAAACGGCCTAAAAAGGTGAGAGTAAGGTATCAAGACAGAACTGGAGAATATAAAGAACTTGAAGGAGAAGACTTTTTAGCCAGAGCGTTGTCACATGAAATTGATCATTTGAATGGAATATTGTTTGTAAATAAAGCGATTAGAATAATAAATGACGAGGAAGAAAAAATGGAGGCGGAGTGA
- the rpoZ gene encoding DNA-directed RNA polymerase subunit omega, translating to MILYPSIVDLMNKIDSKYTLCALVSKRARQIISGEPSLVETDSKKPVTIATEEINEGLITFERQKFGLK from the coding sequence ATGATTTTATATCCATCGATAGTAGACTTAATGAATAAAATTGACAGTAAATACACTTTGTGTGCTTTGGTTTCAAAGCGTGCAAGACAGATAATAAGCGGTGAACCGAGTCTTGTAGAGACTGATTCAAAAAAACCTGTGACAATTGCTACTGAAGAAATAAATGAAGGACTTATAACATTTGAAAGGCAAAAATTTGGTTTGAAGTAG
- a CDS encoding YicC/YloC family endoribonuclease, with protein MLIIILMGDKMIKSMTGFGRGEANENGFHVLTEIKSLNHRFLDLSVKLPKVLSGLEDRIRLKIGESIKRGRVEINISLEAYEKSLDSLELNYDLLNQYINIIHDLKKSVNLTDDIKLSDILSIPGIIDVKSVNVDIDNVWTVVEKALDMSIKNLIDMRVLEGIKLKDDIINRLDMLSGIIDKIEERGPAVINEYKKKLETRINELIGGELDQNRFLTEVAVMADKTSISEEITRLRSHISQFRFSLDSSMPVGKKLDFLTQEMNREANTIGSKSTDLIIINGVIELKDQIEKIREQVQNIE; from the coding sequence ATGTTGATTATAATATTGATGGGTGATAAGATGATAAAAAGCATGACTGGTTTTGGCAGAGGTGAAGCAAACGAAAATGGCTTTCACGTTTTAACTGAAATAAAAAGTTTAAACCACCGGTTTTTGGATTTGTCGGTAAAACTTCCGAAAGTTTTAAGTGGGTTAGAGGATAGGATAAGGCTAAAAATTGGAGAAAGCATTAAAAGAGGTAGAGTAGAGATAAATATTTCTCTTGAGGCTTATGAAAAAAGTCTTGATTCTCTTGAGTTAAATTACGATCTTTTAAACCAATACATAAATATAATTCATGACTTGAAAAAAAGTGTTAATCTTACGGATGACATAAAATTGAGCGATATTCTATCAATACCGGGAATAATAGATGTGAAAAGCGTTAATGTAGACATAGACAACGTTTGGACTGTCGTAGAAAAAGCATTAGATATGAGCATTAAAAATTTAATTGACATGAGGGTTTTAGAAGGTATAAAATTAAAAGACGATATAATAAATAGATTGGACATGCTAAGTGGTATAATTGATAAGATAGAGGAAAGAGGGCCTGCCGTTATAAATGAGTATAAGAAAAAACTTGAAACCCGTATAAATGAGCTTATTGGTGGTGAACTTGATCAGAACAGGTTTTTAACTGAAGTGGCAGTAATGGCTGATAAGACGAGCATTTCAGAAGAGATAACAAGGCTTAGAAGTCATATAAGCCAATTTAGGTTTTCGCTGGATAGTTCTATGCCTGTAGGAAAGAAATTAGATTTCTTGACGCAGGAGATGAACAGAGAAGCAAATACAATTGGTTCAAAGTCAACAGATCTTATCATAATAAATGGAGTCATAGAATTGAAAGATCAGATTGAAAAAATAAGGGAGCAAGTACAAAATATAGAGTAG
- the gmk gene encoding guanylate kinase: MLLYNKGLLIVISGPSGAGKGTVCKALLKKDENLKLSISMTTRKPRNGEVDGENYFFTTVEKFKTLIESNMLLEWAKVYDNYYGTPKEFVQKNIDEGHDVILEIDIQGALKVKDKYPEGVFVFILPPSMEELKNRIKKRGTETEEEILKRFKSAYEEINFVSRYNYVVINDDVDLAVDKILAIIKAEKCRVDRNKGLYLEIKERC, from the coding sequence ATGTTATTGTACAATAAGGGTTTATTGATTGTAATATCTGGTCCGTCAGGTGCTGGAAAAGGAACGGTTTGCAAAGCACTTTTAAAGAAAGATGAAAATCTTAAATTAAGCATATCAATGACTACGAGAAAACCTCGCAATGGAGAAGTTGACGGCGAAAATTATTTTTTCACTACAGTTGAAAAGTTTAAAACTCTTATAGAAAGTAACATGCTTTTGGAATGGGCAAAGGTGTATGATAATTATTATGGTACACCGAAAGAATTTGTACAAAAAAATATCGATGAAGGTCATGATGTAATTTTAGAAATTGACATTCAAGGTGCTTTAAAAGTTAAGGACAAATATCCAGAGGGTGTATTTGTGTTTATTTTGCCACCGTCTATGGAAGAGCTTAAGAATAGAATAAAAAAGAGAGGAACAGAAACTGAAGAGGAGATTTTAAAGAGGTTTAAAAGTGCTTATGAAGAAATAAATTTCGTCTCCAGATATAATTATGTGGTGATAAATGATGATGTTGATTTAGCTGTTGATAAAATCCTTGCGATTATAAAAGCTGAAAAATGTAGAGTTGATAGAAATAAGGGATTATATCTTGAAATAAAGGAGAGATGCTAA